One genomic window of Eggerthella timonensis includes the following:
- a CDS encoding YczE/YyaS/YitT family protein has product MKSTALRFGLLAVGVIVMTAGIVLVTKSNLGTSPISSLGYVLSLAFPDVSYGTFMFAWNSALLVGQIAILRRRFKAFALLQIPLSVLFSLGIDGFSQALWFVAPDNYPASLAVLALGVAVLAFGVACTVVANVVMNCGEAFVCAVTSSTGWNFGHTKVGFDLGCVALAAAASFALMGGLAGVREGTVVAAAATGFLVNAFIRMMGGVRPALGEAKKREEERPLPQGAEYNRAD; this is encoded by the coding sequence ATGAAATCTACCGCACTGCGTTTCGGGCTGCTCGCCGTCGGCGTGATCGTCATGACGGCCGGCATCGTCCTCGTCACCAAAAGCAACTTGGGAACCTCGCCCATCTCCTCGCTCGGCTACGTGCTGAGCCTGGCGTTTCCCGACGTGTCGTACGGCACGTTCATGTTCGCATGGAACTCGGCGCTCCTCGTCGGCCAGATCGCCATCCTGCGGAGGCGCTTCAAGGCGTTCGCGCTGCTGCAGATCCCCTTGTCGGTGCTGTTCAGCCTCGGCATCGACGGATTCAGCCAAGCGCTGTGGTTCGTGGCGCCCGACAACTACCCTGCGTCGTTGGCCGTGCTGGCCCTGGGCGTGGCGGTGCTCGCGTTCGGCGTGGCGTGCACCGTGGTGGCGAACGTGGTCATGAACTGCGGCGAAGCGTTCGTATGCGCCGTCACGAGCTCCACGGGGTGGAACTTCGGCCACACGAAGGTGGGCTTCGACCTCGGCTGCGTAGCGCTCGCGGCAGCTGCGTCGTTCGCGCTCATGGGAGGCCTCGCCGGCGTGCGCGAGGGCACCGTCGTGGCCGCGGCGGCCACGGGCTTTCTGGTGAACGCGTTCATCAGGATGATGGGCGGGGTGCGCCCGGCACTGGGGGAAGCGAAAAAGCGCGAGGAGGAACGTCCCCTCCCCCAGGGCGCGGAGTACAACCGCGCGGACTGA
- a CDS encoding translation initiation factor IF-2, with protein METFVALIVVGIFVCVYGGFVFAGNQRCFNILAGGSDFLALNPSEAQFRREARRSGAAIFLLAIDFWCFGAWNYAQQDDAVRTACLVIGIAAALGIAVLIALSLKTHADLLKEHHG; from the coding sequence ATGGAAACGTTCGTTGCGCTGATCGTCGTCGGCATCTTCGTGTGCGTGTACGGCGGGTTCGTGTTCGCGGGCAACCAGCGGTGCTTCAACATCCTCGCTGGGGGGAGCGACTTTCTGGCGCTCAATCCGAGCGAGGCGCAGTTTCGCCGGGAGGCTCGGCGCTCAGGTGCGGCCATCTTCCTGCTCGCGATCGATTTTTGGTGCTTCGGGGCGTGGAACTACGCCCAACAGGACGACGCGGTGCGCACGGCGTGCCTGGTCATCGGCATCGCGGCGGCTTTGGGCATCGCCGTGCTCATCGCTCTTTCGCTGAAGACGCATGCCGACCTGTTGAAGGAGCATCATGGGTGA
- a CDS encoding cold-shock protein: MSQGTVKWFNADKGYGFISQENGEDLFVHFSEIQGDGYKSLDENAKVEFVIASGSNGKSQATQVCVL; the protein is encoded by the coding sequence ATGTCTCAAGGTACGGTTAAGTGGTTCAACGCTGACAAGGGCTACGGCTTCATCTCCCAGGAGAACGGCGAAGACCTGTTCGTCCATTTCAGCGAGATCCAGGGCGACGGCTACAAGAGCCTCGACGAAAACGCCAAGGTGGAGTTCGTGATCGCGTCCGGCTCCAACGGCAAGAGCCAGGCCACCCAGGTCTGCGTGCTCTAA
- a CDS encoding DUF3887 domain-containing protein encodes MNQTSYVKAVAKRLACSKARQAEFVRDLESDIAAALSAGETWEQVEARMGDPRQVAQEFNEDLSETELAAGKKRKRTKAIVIAAVVVVVVAAIIGGATWWASPKTAPAGQSVGMTEQEVIAYAQQVAEVIGQDDYDKMRPLIADAAVEGLNEQTMADAHALFGDDWGAFKSFGNAYATEISQMGITGNAVTLVALYENATITYTFSFDEDMKIIGLNMR; translated from the coding sequence ATGAACCAAACATCCTATGTGAAGGCGGTTGCGAAGCGTCTGGCGTGCTCGAAGGCCCGGCAGGCCGAATTCGTGCGCGACCTCGAGTCCGACATCGCTGCGGCGCTGTCCGCGGGCGAGACTTGGGAGCAGGTGGAGGCTCGCATGGGCGACCCGCGCCAGGTGGCGCAGGAGTTCAACGAAGACCTCTCCGAAACCGAGCTCGCCGCCGGCAAGAAGCGCAAGCGCACCAAGGCGATCGTGATCGCGGCCGTCGTCGTGGTCGTCGTGGCGGCGATCATCGGCGGGGCAACCTGGTGGGCGTCTCCGAAAACCGCCCCCGCCGGGCAAAGCGTCGGAATGACCGAGCAAGAGGTGATCGCCTACGCCCAACAGGTTGCCGAAGTGATAGGGCAGGACGATTACGACAAGATGCGTCCGCTGATCGCCGACGCAGCCGTCGAAGGTTTGAACGAGCAGACCATGGCCGACGCGCATGCGCTTTTCGGTGACGATTGGGGCGCTTTCAAGTCGTTCGGAAACGCCTATGCAACCGAGATCAGCCAAATGGGAATAACCGGGAACGCGGTCACCCTCGTTGCGCTGTACGAGAATGCGACGATTACGTATACGTTTTCGTTCGACGAGGATATGAAGATCATCGGATTGAATATGAGGTAG
- the trpS gene encoding tryptophan--tRNA ligase encodes MSIDSFEASRKRSDEIRADLPVHPEKYTMLTGDRPTGRLHLGHYFGTIRERVALQDLGISTRIIIADYQVITDRDTTEHIQDNVYNMVVDYLACGIDPEKTIIFTHSAVPALNQLMLPFLSLVTESELLRNPTVKSEMDASGHALTGLLLTYPVHQACDILFCKGNIVPVGKDQLPHIEQTRQVARRFNERYGHVFPEPEGVLNDAVEIPGLDGRKMSKSYGNAIGLSLTAEETAKLIKKSKTDADRTITYDKENRPGVSALLTTAALCTGRTEVEIAEEIGDGGSGALKKYVTESVNGFLAPIRERRVELSGDMDYIKDVLHEGNRRANEIANATLDEVRAAMNMVY; translated from the coding sequence ATGAGCATCGACAGTTTTGAAGCGAGCCGCAAGCGCTCCGACGAGATCCGCGCCGACCTTCCCGTCCATCCCGAGAAGTACACCATGCTCACCGGCGACCGCCCGACGGGCCGTCTGCACCTGGGCCACTACTTCGGCACCATCCGCGAGCGCGTCGCGCTGCAGGACCTGGGCATCTCCACGCGCATCATCATCGCCGACTACCAGGTGATCACCGACCGCGACACCACCGAGCACATCCAGGACAACGTCTACAACATGGTGGTGGACTACCTGGCCTGCGGCATCGACCCGGAAAAGACGATCATCTTCACGCACTCGGCGGTGCCGGCGCTCAACCAGCTCATGCTGCCGTTCTTGTCGCTGGTCACCGAATCCGAGCTGCTGCGCAACCCCACGGTGAAATCGGAGATGGACGCGTCGGGCCACGCGCTGACGGGCCTTCTGCTCACGTACCCCGTGCACCAAGCGTGCGACATCCTGTTCTGCAAGGGCAACATCGTGCCGGTGGGCAAGGACCAGCTGCCGCACATCGAGCAGACCCGTCAGGTGGCGCGTCGCTTCAACGAGCGCTACGGGCACGTGTTCCCCGAGCCCGAGGGCGTGCTGAACGACGCGGTGGAAATCCCCGGCCTCGACGGCCGCAAGATGTCCAAGAGCTACGGCAACGCCATCGGCCTGTCGCTCACCGCGGAGGAGACGGCCAAGCTCATCAAGAAGTCGAAGACCGACGCCGACCGCACGATCACCTACGACAAGGAGAACCGTCCCGGCGTGTCGGCGCTCCTCACCACGGCCGCGCTGTGCACGGGCCGCACCGAGGTGGAGATCGCCGAGGAGATCGGCGACGGCGGATCGGGCGCGCTCAAGAAGTACGTCACCGAAAGCGTGAACGGGTTCTTGGCGCCTATCCGCGAGCGTCGCGTCGAGCTCTCCGGCGACATGGACTACATCAAGGACGTGCTGCACGAGGGCAACCGCCGCGCGAACGAGATCGCGAACGCCACGCTCGACGAGGTCCGGGCGGCCATGAACATGGTGTACTAA
- a CDS encoding PadR family transcriptional regulator: protein MQLRFAQQMKKGALDMLVLKLLQHEEKYGYQLISELRDRTEGALALKEGTLYPILYRLEDGGLVASRMSAHTAKEPARKYYAITDEGRGALREMYELWSEFDGYVRSIMEEER, encoded by the coding sequence ATGCAGCTTCGGTTCGCACAGCAGATGAAGAAAGGCGCGCTCGACATGCTCGTCTTGAAGCTGCTGCAGCACGAGGAGAAGTACGGCTATCAGCTGATCAGCGAGCTGCGCGACCGTACCGAAGGGGCGTTGGCGCTCAAGGAGGGCACGCTGTACCCCATTCTCTACCGGCTGGAAGACGGCGGTCTCGTGGCGAGCCGCATGAGTGCGCACACCGCGAAGGAGCCCGCGCGCAAGTACTACGCGATCACCGACGAGGGGCGCGGCGCCCTGCGCGAGATGTACGAGCTCTGGAGCGAATTCGACGGATACGTGCGGTCGATCATGGAGGAGGAGCGATGA
- a CDS encoding PH domain-containing protein: MGESMRFAGKVDGWYYALTVGVNVMLAWPLASFLADPSKEGALAGVIVGLLCLVLCDLLIIPTLLRNYVEFDGEGNLLVVFGFQKAAYPVAKIRRARETRNPLASLAASIDRIELLIGYDEFMIAVRDKDRFYAELARRCPEAKLERRGCDPSINPA, encoded by the coding sequence ATGGGTGAGTCGATGAGGTTCGCGGGGAAAGTGGACGGGTGGTACTACGCGTTGACGGTGGGCGTCAACGTCATGCTGGCGTGGCCTCTCGCGTCGTTTCTCGCCGATCCTTCGAAGGAAGGGGCGCTTGCGGGCGTCATCGTCGGCCTGCTGTGCCTCGTCCTCTGCGACCTCCTCATCATCCCCACGCTCCTTCGCAACTACGTCGAGTTCGACGGCGAGGGCAATCTCCTCGTCGTGTTCGGCTTCCAGAAAGCGGCGTATCCCGTCGCGAAGATCCGTCGCGCGCGCGAGACGCGAAACCCGCTGGCCTCCCTGGCGGCGTCCATCGATCGCATCGAGCTGCTCATCGGCTACGACGAATTCATGATAGCCGTCAGGGACAAGGATCGCTTCTACGCCGAGCTCGCCCGCCGCTGCCCCGAAGCGAAGCTCGAGCGCAGGGGGTGCGATCCTTCGATAAACCCCGCTTAG
- a CDS encoding DUF6125 family protein produces MNEAVQNLSKDELVELLEIYAKNLIALDGTWFQSIEREDGMDAAVHHDIEAWRRFSASEARRIKKFLGLGERPGIEGLARALALRCQSAANVDEIAVEGDELVYRIVDCRVQNARERKGMGFHPCKSVGVVEYGAFASAIDDRIDTECLSCYPDIVDATCNCAWKFTLKA; encoded by the coding sequence ATGAACGAAGCCGTGCAGAACCTGTCCAAAGACGAGCTCGTCGAGCTGCTGGAGATCTACGCGAAGAACCTCATCGCGCTCGACGGCACATGGTTCCAGTCCATCGAGCGCGAGGACGGCATGGACGCGGCCGTGCACCACGACATCGAAGCATGGCGGAGGTTCAGCGCGTCGGAGGCGCGGCGCATCAAGAAGTTCTTGGGGCTTGGGGAACGTCCGGGCATCGAGGGGCTTGCGCGGGCGCTGGCCCTGCGCTGCCAGTCGGCTGCGAACGTGGACGAGATCGCCGTGGAAGGCGACGAGCTCGTGTACCGCATCGTGGACTGCCGCGTGCAGAACGCGCGCGAACGCAAGGGCATGGGCTTCCATCCCTGCAAGAGCGTGGGCGTGGTGGAGTACGGCGCGTTCGCGTCCGCCATCGACGACCGCATCGACACCGAGTGCCTCAGCTGCTACCCCGACATCGTGGACGCCACCTGCAACTGCGCCTGGAAGTTCACGCTAAAGGCGTGA
- the rlmKL gene encoding bifunctional 23S rRNA (guanine(2069)-N(7))-methyltransferase RlmK/23S rRNA (guanine(2445)-N(2))-methyltransferase RlmL, translating into MDTENLELFASCLSGLEAPLADELKRLGIKRVRPLGGGVAFFCDVPHALSACLWSRLASRILVVVGRVNAGDANLLYEGVRRLPWENVLVEGGSMAVQAHGMNEELRNTRFTALKVKDAVCDRLREVRGERPDVDAACADAMVDVRVREGRATVSLDLSGESLYRRSYLTPDDGADAPLSCALAAGLLALSGWRARGSRGEACVDPACGDGFLVVEAASIACDLAPGLTRERWGFFGWKQSRPELWNELIDDADERFEIGLASATAPGALDGPASTPPDPAYVRFAGASTSSPAIARARTHAKRAGLRQAVSIEPADAQNVDELVGRVCAAAGKVRGLEEMTCTVASVLPTGERSQSDARAQAEAAAFVRAASAAPAGSTFAVAGGEGVETRFGSAPVAHATLGQDRVATEASVFDEPPVKAHEVIVPDSAGGAEHVVEVLEPSSEQFAARLRKTAKERRKWARREGVSCYRVYDADLPDYAVAIDVYPGAGDAEGNLYLHIAEYAAPSTIDPGKAQRRYDDVLALAPVVMGVRPDHVFSKVRRRDKGGSQYREAGRRSYVTQVSEDGYLLEVDLAGYLDTGLFLDHRLTRELVGSKAEGKRFLNLFAYTGTASVHAAGGGAKSTATVDLSQTYLDWAERNMAANGFDGDEHTFERGDVMAWITEARRTGRRFDLVFVDPPTFSNSKAMGKRTWDVQRDHVELLIGVSRLLSEEGEAVFSCNLRSFKPDEEALAKYGVTLEDITAATIPHDFERNPRIHKCYLVKRG; encoded by the coding sequence ATGGATACTGAGAACCTCGAGCTGTTCGCAAGCTGCCTCTCGGGCTTGGAAGCCCCGCTCGCCGACGAGCTGAAGCGCCTCGGAATCAAGCGCGTGCGCCCCCTCGGCGGGGGCGTCGCCTTTTTCTGCGACGTGCCCCATGCGTTGTCCGCGTGCCTGTGGTCGCGGCTGGCCTCGCGCATCCTCGTGGTGGTGGGGCGCGTGAACGCGGGCGACGCCAACCTTTTGTACGAGGGCGTGCGGCGTCTGCCGTGGGAGAACGTCCTTGTCGAGGGCGGCAGCATGGCCGTGCAGGCCCACGGCATGAACGAGGAGCTGCGCAACACGCGCTTCACGGCGCTCAAGGTGAAGGACGCGGTATGCGACCGCCTGCGCGAGGTGCGCGGCGAGCGTCCCGACGTGGACGCCGCCTGCGCCGACGCCATGGTGGACGTGCGCGTGCGCGAGGGGCGCGCCACCGTCTCGCTCGACCTGTCGGGGGAGTCGCTGTACCGCCGCTCCTATCTCACGCCCGACGACGGCGCCGACGCGCCGCTGTCGTGCGCGCTCGCGGCCGGACTCTTGGCCCTGTCCGGCTGGCGCGCCCGCGGCAGCCGGGGAGAGGCATGCGTGGACCCGGCGTGCGGAGACGGCTTCCTCGTGGTGGAGGCGGCGTCGATCGCGTGCGACCTGGCTCCCGGCCTGACGCGCGAGCGTTGGGGCTTCTTCGGCTGGAAGCAGTCTCGGCCCGAGCTGTGGAACGAGCTCATCGACGACGCCGACGAGCGCTTCGAGATCGGGCTCGCGTCGGCGACGGCCCCGGGCGCGCTCGACGGCCCCGCATCGACGCCGCCCGATCCGGCCTACGTGCGCTTCGCCGGCGCGTCCACGTCGTCGCCGGCCATCGCCCGGGCGCGCACCCACGCGAAGCGCGCGGGGCTGCGCCAGGCCGTCAGCATCGAGCCGGCCGACGCCCAGAACGTCGACGAGCTGGTGGGGCGCGTGTGCGCGGCTGCGGGCAAGGTGCGCGGCCTCGAGGAGATGACGTGCACGGTGGCCAGCGTGCTGCCGACGGGCGAGCGCTCTCAATCCGACGCGCGCGCCCAGGCCGAGGCGGCCGCGTTCGTGCGCGCCGCATCGGCGGCCCCGGCCGGATCGACGTTCGCGGTGGCCGGCGGCGAGGGCGTGGAGACGCGCTTCGGCAGCGCGCCGGTCGCCCATGCGACGCTCGGCCAGGATCGAGTGGCCACCGAGGCCTCCGTGTTCGACGAGCCGCCGGTCAAGGCGCACGAGGTGATCGTGCCCGACTCCGCCGGCGGCGCCGAGCACGTGGTGGAGGTGCTGGAGCCGTCGTCCGAGCAGTTCGCGGCGCGGTTGCGCAAGACGGCCAAGGAGCGCCGCAAGTGGGCGCGCCGCGAGGGCGTGTCGTGCTACCGCGTGTACGATGCCGACCTGCCCGACTACGCCGTGGCGATCGACGTGTACCCGGGAGCGGGCGACGCCGAGGGCAACCTGTACCTCCACATCGCCGAGTACGCCGCCCCCTCGACCATCGACCCGGGCAAGGCGCAACGCCGCTACGACGACGTGCTGGCGCTCGCGCCCGTGGTGATGGGCGTGCGTCCCGACCACGTGTTCTCGAAGGTGCGCCGCCGCGACAAGGGCGGCAGCCAGTACCGCGAGGCAGGACGGCGCTCGTACGTCACGCAGGTGAGCGAGGACGGCTACCTGCTCGAGGTGGACCTCGCCGGGTACCTCGACACGGGCCTGTTCCTCGACCATCGCCTGACGCGCGAGCTCGTGGGTTCGAAGGCGGAGGGGAAGCGCTTCCTCAACCTGTTCGCCTACACGGGAACGGCCAGCGTGCATGCGGCCGGCGGCGGCGCGAAGAGCACCGCGACGGTGGACCTGTCGCAGACCTACCTCGACTGGGCCGAGCGCAATATGGCGGCCAACGGGTTCGACGGCGACGAGCACACCTTCGAGCGCGGCGACGTGATGGCGTGGATCACCGAGGCGCGCCGCACGGGACGGCGCTTCGACCTCGTGTTCGTCGATCCGCCCACGTTCTCGAACTCGAAAGCCATGGGCAAGCGCACCTGGGACGTGCAGCGCGACCACGTGGAGCTGCTCATCGGCGTGTCGCGCCTGCTGTCCGAGGAGGGCGAGGCCGTGTTCTCGTGCAACCTGCGCTCGTTCAAGCCCGATGAGGAAGCGCTGGCGAAGTACGGCGTCACGCTCGAGGACATAACGGCGGCTACGATCCCCCACGACTTCGAGCGCAACCCCCGCATCCACAAATGCTACCTGGTGAAAAGGGGATAA
- a CDS encoding acetyl-CoA hydrolase/transferase family protein, which translates to MGEPWERQYERKVMSAEDAVRAFAPSGSKVFVGGLDVARHTLEALLRRVLAGEVEGIELHGNMTNGDLGLDRLAVPESRFRYRSFFHGANERAGMRAGSATYVPLHLSNTERYLAFVRPDVAIVPMTPPDEHGRCNIGPLGFTPAGLRHARAIVAQINPCLPAVNGTAHDYHVSELAAVVEHAEPLAPIAPAAPTPEELKIAEHVVDRVRDGACIQLGIGGLANAVGQGLRSKKHLGVHSEMFPDVMADLQREGIVDNSRKTHLPGVSAAGFAVGTPQLHAFIERNPTVLFEPYERVNDFDAIRANDDMVSVNSAIAVDLTGQVCAESFGSRQYSGTGGQVDYVRGAAASKGGMSFVALASRARTSAGPVSKIVPALAPGSVVTTLRADVHLVCTEYGCVDLRFCDVPTRAKRLISIAHPDVRDELSHEARALGLLY; encoded by the coding sequence ATGGGCGAACCCTGGGAGCGGCAGTACGAGCGGAAGGTCATGAGCGCCGAGGACGCGGTGCGCGCCTTCGCGCCGAGCGGGTCGAAGGTGTTCGTCGGCGGCCTTGACGTGGCGCGCCATACCCTCGAAGCGCTGCTGCGGCGCGTGCTGGCTGGCGAGGTGGAGGGCATCGAGCTGCACGGCAACATGACGAACGGCGACCTGGGGCTCGATCGCCTCGCGGTGCCCGAGAGCCGTTTCCGCTACCGGTCGTTCTTCCACGGCGCGAACGAGCGTGCGGGCATGAGGGCCGGTTCGGCGACCTACGTGCCCCTGCATCTCAGCAACACCGAGCGCTACCTGGCCTTCGTGCGTCCCGACGTGGCCATCGTGCCGATGACGCCGCCCGACGAGCACGGCAGGTGCAACATCGGCCCCCTGGGCTTCACGCCGGCGGGTCTGCGCCATGCGCGCGCCATCGTCGCCCAGATCAACCCCTGCCTGCCGGCGGTGAACGGCACCGCCCACGACTACCACGTGTCCGAGTTGGCCGCCGTCGTCGAGCACGCCGAGCCGCTCGCGCCCATCGCGCCGGCAGCCCCCACGCCCGAGGAGCTGAAGATCGCCGAGCACGTCGTCGATCGCGTGCGGGACGGCGCATGCATCCAGCTGGGCATCGGCGGACTGGCGAACGCGGTGGGGCAGGGGCTGCGCTCGAAGAAGCACCTCGGCGTGCACAGCGAGATGTTCCCGGACGTGATGGCCGACCTGCAGCGCGAGGGCATCGTCGACAACAGCCGCAAGACGCACCTGCCCGGCGTGTCGGCGGCGGGCTTCGCCGTGGGCACGCCGCAGCTGCACGCGTTCATCGAGCGGAACCCCACGGTGCTCTTCGAGCCCTACGAGCGCGTGAACGACTTCGACGCGATCCGCGCGAACGACGACATGGTGTCGGTGAACTCGGCCATCGCGGTGGACCTCACGGGGCAGGTGTGCGCCGAAAGCTTCGGCAGCCGCCAGTACTCGGGCACGGGCGGGCAGGTGGACTACGTGCGCGGGGCGGCCGCGTCGAAGGGCGGCATGTCGTTCGTGGCGCTCGCCAGCAGGGCGCGCACGAGCGCGGGCCCCGTGTCGAAGATCGTTCCCGCGCTCGCGCCCGGCAGCGTCGTCACCACGTTGCGTGCCGACGTGCACCTCGTCTGCACGGAATACGGTTGCGTCGACCTGCGCTTCTGCGACGTCCCCACGCGCGCGAAGCGGCTCATCTCCATCGCGCACCCCGACGTCCGCGACGAGCTGTCGCACGAGGCCCGCGCGCTCGGGCTGCTGTACTGA